CGGCAACGGCTAAGTTAACGCCGGATACGTTGACAGGACTAGCTTCTGGGCAGTATCTTGTTGAAGCGAGCAAACCCGGGTACTATCAAACGTCATTAATGTTGACCTTAGCGGAGAATGAGCTTGCTATCGTGTCATTGCTTACCGGTACCGCACCGATTGCCTCTATCAAGCTTGTAGATGCTCCTGACGGCACTGCATTGATTGTAAACAATCAGGAGCTGGGAGTAACACCTCCGAGTGTAATTGGCGCAAGCACTGGCTTATGGAACGTGTCGGCATATCTTGCCGGACATATGACAAATGCGCCGTCACGCTGGACAGTAAGTCTGTCAGAAGGAGATACCGCTCAGATTAATGCACAGTTCACGGCACAGTCAGTTGGTCCAAACGTTGGATCTTTGGCCCATGTATTCTCTTTGCCAAGCGATCTCGATAGTGCCATATTCAGATTGCAGGACTACAGAGGAAGGATAGTGCTGATTTCATTCTTCTTTTACACCTGCGCACCATGCCTCGCGGAGTTTCCTCACATACAAGAAATCTACGCCGACCCGCTTTACTCGGGTTGGCTGGAATTCTTTGGGGTCGACGCCATTGACCCGTGGCCACTCTTTCGAAGCTACAAGAGCACCCATCCATCGCTTGGACTTACATTTCCGTTGTTATGGGATCAACAGCAGACGCTTCGTACGATACACTATGAGGTAGCGAGTTGTCCGACAAACTTGCTGATTGATCCTTCCGGAATGATTAGATATCGTTGGCTCGGCGTTACTGAGGGAGAATTGCGCGGTGCCATTGAATCATTGATTGCAGAATTCGATACAGAGAACTGAACAAGGAACAATTATGCTGAAAGGCCTTCTCCTTCTTGCCGCCGTGTTTGTTGTACTACAGTCATCAGGAGCAGCAGGGCGAAACTGGACACTTGCGAATGTGAATGGCGGAGACTATGAACTTTCAGAACAGGCCGCCGGTCAACCGAGTCTTTTGATCTTTTGGGCAACGTGGTGCAAGCCATGCAAAGCAGAATTGGACAACATGCGAAGCACTTTTGACGACTTGCGTCGACGCGGCATGAACGTTCTGTTGGTGTCAGAGGATAACCAAAAATCAAAGAGTAGGGTAAAGCCGTATCTTGATTCTAAGAACTATGGTTTCACAGGACTATTGGATCCTGATGGAGAAGTGCTTAAGCTGTACGGGGGAACTTCAATACCGTTTATCGTAATGCTGGATGGAAATGGAACACCGGTTTTTGAGAATCGGGGTGAATTGAAAGATCCATCGGCAATGCTAGCAAAGGCAAATCAACTATTAGAGACGGCAAGTGATTAAGATACTATCGGCCATTTGTACTCTGTTATTAATTACGACGGCGACATTTGCACAACTTGAGGATCTTGAATTTGACGGTTCAAACCTGTTGCGCTGGGACAATGGCCGTGAGGTAGATACGAGACGATCTGGACTCGAACATCCCGACAATACAATCGCCAGGCGATTCGTGGAAAATCGACTTCGGCTTGACCTTTTCAGTGGTGACTTCCGATTGGGTGGGAGATACCTGTACTTCCGTCCATCCGAAGCAGATGTAGATCAGTTTCGGCTTGAAGACATAAACAAGTTTGACAAACGATTCTTTGAAGGCCAGGTTCGTCCTTTGAAGTTTCGTTTCGGACATTTCAGTGACATCTGGGCGTCAGGACTCACCTTGAGCATGTTTGAAAACCGAGATCTCTATTTCGACACAGAGCACGATGGTGCACGAATGCAAATCGACGCCGGTTCAATTAAGCTCATTGGCCTGACTGGCAAGACCGAAGTTGGAGCGTTGGTCAAGGAGATAAAAACAACGGCAGGCAGAATCGAGCTTTCTCCTGGAAGTGAGCATCTCGGATTCAGTTATGCATATCATGACAGCGGTACTCATCCGGAAATGAGTGTCGCAGGTGTCGACTGGAACTTAACGAGAGGTATATTTAATCTCTACGGCGAACGGGCTTGGAATGAAGCCGTTTTGCAGGGTCATAATAGTGCTGGGTACGCCACTTTTGTCGGCTTGACCGTTTCCAAGTGGGGATGGTCAATACTGGCCGAGTATGCAGATTACCGCTACGGTAACGTGACTCAAGTGCAGAATCCCCCGACTGTTCACCGGGAAGTGACGCCACGACTTCTGCAGGGAAGAGAACCCCACGTTATGAATGTCCCTGATGAAGTGGGAGCACAACTTGAAGTATCGGGGATGATTGGTGAAAGCACATTCTTGACAGCTCATTTCAATGCAAATAGTCATCATTCAGAAGATGATGAGATGATTCCGATACCAAGTATGGAAGAGAAAGACAGGGCGTTTTGGGACTTATTTGCGAATATTGATCATGAGTTTGAAGGCGGGCAAGAGGTTTTCGTAGAACTCGGGCTCAATGAAGAGGCTGCAAATATTTGGCAGGAACGGTATTGGGGACAATTGAGAGCAAGTTTTCCTCTGCGCGGCACGCAGGAAGTAGAGTTTGAAGTTGAGCAGCTAATGATAGACGACAAGACACGTGGTGACACATTCCATGATATGCTCTACGCAGTTTCCTGGGTTCCAAACGGTACGTTGTCGCTATACACTTCGCTTCAGTTGACGGATGATGAAGTGCTTAAGCGGAATGAAGGTGATTATTGGGCCTCAGGCGAGGCTGCGTGGAAATTCAGCGATGGCAGGCATCGTGCTATCTTGTTCTATGGCAAAGAGCGTGGTGGCCTGAAGTGCTCAAATGGTGTGTGTCGCCAAGTTCAAGCCTTTTCCGGTATACGTCTGACACTAGAAACTTCTTTGTAAGAGATGGCTGATACGGGTGATGCTCGGCGGAAATTACCAGGTGTGGATAAGATTCTTGAACGCCCCGAATTTGATACTTTTCGTGGCAAAGTATCGAACACTCGTCTTAGTCAAATAATAAGACAGGAGATCGAGAAGGCCAGGAAATCTATCGAAAAAGGCGGCGAGGTACAAAGCGTCGACTCCATTGCTGGGCGGGTGTTTGCAAGTGTTGAGGATCTCCTCGACGCAAGTCCGAAGCGTGTCATAAACTGTACGGGTATAATACTCCACACGGGATTGGGACGGGCACCATTGTCACGCGGTGCGATTGACTCACTTTTAGTGTCATGTGGTTACTGCGATCTCGAAGTCGACATGCAGACAGGCCTCCGCGGGAACAGGCAGGAGAAGCTTCAATCATTGCTCGCGTGGCTGACGGGATCCGAAGGCGCACTAGTCGTTAACAACAATGCGGCTGCGTTGTATCTGGTTCTGCACGAATTAGCTTCCGGCAAGGAAGTCATCGTCTCGAGGGGGCAGTTGATCGAAATTGGCGGAAGCTTCAGACTTCCAGAAATCATGTCACGTTCCGGTGCTAAACTTGTTGAAGTGGGCACGACCAATCGAACTCGTGCTGACGACTTTCGAAGTGCCATTGGCCGCAAATCCGCCATGCTTCTCAGGGCTTATCCTTCGAATTATCGCATTGAAGGCTTCTCGGAAAGCGTCAGTGTTGCCGAACTCGCAAAGATCGCAAGATCGCATAATCTGATTTGTGTTGATGATTTAGGTGGGGGATTGCTCTGGGATTGGGCAAAGCTCGGACTTCCAGAAGAGCCGAACGTCACACAGAGTCTGGAGGAAGGTGCTGATCTAGTTCTCGTGTCAGGTGACAAAGTTCTTGGTGGCCCTCAGGCAGGTATCATTTTGGGACGAAAAGAGCTTATTACGAAACTCAGGCGCTCACCGCTTGCAAGGATTCTTCGCCCCGGAAAGCTTGAGATCGCAGCACTTGCTTCAACACTCAAGAGCTTCTTACATCCAAGTCGGCCGTCGATTGAAATACCGACTTGGCGGATGCTGACTGAACCTGTCGCAATAACTGCTGCACGGGCGGAGAAACTCAAGCAAAAGTTAGGTTCGCATCCACGCTGGACGGAGCTAAGTGTCATCGAATCATCCGCACAAGCCGGATCAGGGACAATGCCTGTGACGCCACTTCCTTCAGTTGCAGTATCTGCGTTACCTAAGAGTTTCTCAGCATCCAGATGGGCCAAGCAACTAAGGAATACTGATATTCCCGTAATTGGAATTATAAAGGACGAAGTTGTACTGTTCAACATGCGTACAGTTGCGGATGAAGAAGTTGAATTGCTTGGTGAACAGATACTGAATTCGATTAAATAGTCGAATAGGACACAGAAATCGTGCTCACTATTCTAGCCTTAGTCCTATCTGCTTCTTTGGCTCACGCATCAACTGTCCAGTGGCTAACGATTAACGGCGCTATTGGACCGGTGGCAAATGAGATGCTTGAAAACTCTTTGCAGGCGGCCGCGGCAAATAATGCAGAGGCACTTGTCATCGAGCTTGACACGCCAGGCGGGTTATTGAAAACCACCAGAATTATGTGCAAGTCGATGCTCGCATCGGAAGTTCCGATCGTTGTCTATGTCGCACCCTCCGGGTCCCGCGCCGGTTCCGCCGGCGTTTTCATAACGCTCGCATCACATATCGCAGCCATGGCTCCCGGCACAAACATCGGTGCCGCTCACCCG
This sequence is a window from bacterium. Protein-coding genes within it:
- the selA gene encoding L-seryl-tRNA(Sec) selenium transferase; this translates as MADTGDARRKLPGVDKILERPEFDTFRGKVSNTRLSQIIRQEIEKARKSIEKGGEVQSVDSIAGRVFASVEDLLDASPKRVINCTGIILHTGLGRAPLSRGAIDSLLVSCGYCDLEVDMQTGLRGNRQEKLQSLLAWLTGSEGALVVNNNAAALYLVLHELASGKEVIVSRGQLIEIGGSFRLPEIMSRSGAKLVEVGTTNRTRADDFRSAIGRKSAMLLRAYPSNYRIEGFSESVSVAELAKIARSHNLICVDDLGGGLLWDWAKLGLPEEPNVTQSLEEGADLVLVSGDKVLGGPQAGIILGRKELITKLRRSPLARILRPGKLEIAALASTLKSFLHPSRPSIEIPTWRMLTEPVAITAARAEKLKQKLGSHPRWTELSVIESSAQAGSGTMPVTPLPSVAVSALPKSFSASRWAKQLRNTDIPVIGIIKDEVVLFNMRTVADEEVELLGEQILNSIK
- a CDS encoding TlpA family protein disulfide reductase — protein: MLKGLLLLAAVFVVLQSSGAAGRNWTLANVNGGDYELSEQAAGQPSLLIFWATWCKPCKAELDNMRSTFDDLRRRGMNVLLVSEDNQKSKSRVKPYLDSKNYGFTGLLDPDGEVLKLYGGTSIPFIVMLDGNGTPVFENRGELKDPSAMLAKANQLLETASD
- a CDS encoding redoxin domain-containing protein; the protein is MRSKVSIFSVAFLISSWLVAGCDIEESRVNSGKIFVELHDSTGAEVIGARIFLNGAATAKLTPDTLTGLASGQYLVEASKPGYYQTSLMLTLAENELAIVSLLTGTAPIASIKLVDAPDGTALIVNNQELGVTPPSVIGASTGLWNVSAYLAGHMTNAPSRWTVSLSEGDTAQINAQFTAQSVGPNVGSLAHVFSLPSDLDSAIFRLQDYRGRIVLISFFFYTCAPCLAEFPHIQEIYADPLYSGWLEFFGVDAIDPWPLFRSYKSTHPSLGLTFPLLWDQQQTLRTIHYEVASCPTNLLIDPSGMIRYRWLGVTEGELRGAIESLIAEFDTEN